The following coding sequences are from one Salvia hispanica cultivar TCC Black 2014 chromosome 3, UniMelb_Shisp_WGS_1.0, whole genome shotgun sequence window:
- the LOC125212798 gene encoding glutaredoxin-C13, which translates to MEKIGKVASENGVVIFSKSTCCLCYAVQILFRDLGVQAVVHEIDHDPDGKEIEKALTRLGCNGPVPAVYIGGKLMGSTNEVMSLHLSGSLLQLIRPYQQTLSSHD; encoded by the coding sequence ATGGAAAAGATAGGGAAAGTGGCGTCGGAGAATGGGGTGGTGATCTTCAGCAAGAGCACGTGCTGCTTGTGCTACGCGGTGCAGATCCTGTTCCGGGACCTCGGGGTGCAGGCGGTGGTGCACGAGATCGACCACGACCCGGACGGGAAGGAGATCGAGAAGGCGCTGACGCGGCTGGGATGCAACGGGCCCGTGCCGGCGGTGTACATCGGCGGCAAGCTCATGGGGTCCACCAACGAGGTGATGTCTCTCCACCTCAGCGGCTCCCTCCTCCAGCTCATCAGGCCTTATCAGCAGACCTTGTCCTCCCAT